The proteins below are encoded in one region of Planctopirus limnophila DSM 3776:
- the mscL gene encoding large-conductance mechanosensitive channel protein MscL, with protein MGLIHEFKEFAMRGNVIDMAVGIVTGAAFTSIVTSLVKNIITPPIGALLKGADFSKLSINIPVPAVAAGEVAYVPISYGLFLQSVFDFVIIAMVLFMVLKGINTLKRKQAAEEAAPPVPTRDQELLMEIRDLLKAQSSTRENE; from the coding sequence ATGGGTCTCATCCACGAATTCAAAGAGTTTGCCATGCGTGGCAATGTGATCGATATGGCTGTGGGGATCGTCACGGGAGCGGCCTTTACCAGTATTGTCACTTCGCTGGTGAAGAACATTATCACACCGCCGATTGGAGCGCTGCTCAAAGGGGCGGACTTCAGCAAGCTTTCAATCAACATTCCCGTTCCTGCAGTGGCAGCCGGGGAAGTGGCTTATGTCCCGATCAGCTATGGGCTGTTCCTGCAATCTGTGTTTGATTTCGTGATCATCGCCATGGTGCTGTTTATGGTGCTCAAGGGGATCAATACGCTGAAACGCAAGCAGGCCGCCGAAGAGGCGGCACCACCCGTCCCGACCCGCGATCAGGAACTGCTGATGGAAATCCGCGACCTGCTCAAAGCCCAGTCGAGCACAAGAGAGAACGAATAA
- a CDS encoding pyridoxal phosphate-dependent aminotransferase, giving the protein MSEQWISDRLRKIDASGIRKVFDLAATMKNPINLSIGQPHFDTPENVKLALKAAVDAGKNVYSQSQGIKPLLETLNASVQAEYHDPDREVFVTSGTSGGLMLTLMTLVNPGEEVIVFDPYFVMYKHIVTLCGGVVKLIDTYPDFRIDLEKVEAAITPQTKVIICNSPGNPTGAVATAAELKGLAELAARHNVALLSDEIYRAFQYDDEFISPAKWNRETIVIDGFSKSHSMTGLRLGFAHGPRELIQQMIKLQQFTFVCAPQPVQWAGVEAWTTDITDRVADYKRKRDFMVRELSPYFEIHGAQGAFYLFLKAPWGTGSTFVAEAIRNELLIIPGNVFSQRDTHFRISFATEDATLQRGVEVLQRLAKMKPAE; this is encoded by the coding sequence ATGAGCGAACAATGGATTTCGGATCGTTTGCGCAAGATCGATGCTTCGGGAATCCGCAAGGTTTTCGATCTGGCAGCCACGATGAAGAACCCGATCAACCTGAGCATCGGGCAGCCCCATTTCGATACCCCAGAGAATGTCAAACTGGCACTCAAGGCGGCAGTCGATGCCGGTAAAAATGTTTACAGCCAGTCGCAAGGGATCAAGCCCTTGCTGGAGACTTTGAATGCCAGCGTTCAGGCCGAATACCACGATCCTGATCGCGAAGTCTTCGTCACCAGCGGCACAAGTGGCGGCCTCATGCTGACTTTAATGACACTGGTCAATCCGGGCGAAGAAGTGATTGTCTTCGACCCTTACTTCGTCATGTACAAGCACATTGTGACGCTCTGTGGCGGTGTGGTGAAGCTGATTGATACCTACCCTGATTTCCGGATTGATCTGGAGAAGGTCGAAGCAGCCATCACTCCACAGACCAAGGTGATCATCTGCAATTCGCCAGGGAATCCTACCGGTGCTGTTGCTACGGCGGCGGAACTGAAAGGTCTGGCTGAACTGGCAGCCCGCCACAATGTCGCTCTCTTGAGTGATGAGATCTATCGCGCGTTTCAATACGACGATGAGTTCATCAGCCCGGCCAAGTGGAATCGCGAAACGATTGTCATTGATGGCTTCAGCAAATCGCACTCGATGACCGGTTTACGACTCGGCTTTGCCCATGGACCGCGAGAACTGATTCAGCAGATGATCAAGCTGCAGCAGTTTACCTTTGTCTGCGCCCCCCAGCCTGTGCAGTGGGCCGGTGTGGAAGCCTGGACAACCGACATCACGGACCGCGTCGCCGATTACAAACGCAAGCGGGATTTTATGGTGCGCGAACTCAGCCCGTACTTTGAAATTCATGGCGCTCAGGGAGCCTTCTATCTCTTCTTGAAAGCCCCCTGGGGAACAGGGAGCACGTTTGTCGCAGAAGCCATTCGAAATGAACTGCTGATCATTCCCGGCAACGTCTTCAGCCAGCGGGATACCCACTTCCGCATCTCGTTCGCGACAGAAGATGCCACACTCCAGCGAGGGGTGGAAGTTCTTCAGCGTTTAGCCAAAATGAAACCAGCGGAATAG
- a CDS encoding Ldh family oxidoreductase, with protein MNQASNPSDHVEPPEVCAVETVSLQVADLQQSILKVLTRQGLFGADSQHVIDYILSPWLPAWGGLHLPYLSSMVRAMDLGEIDPRGRILTVRDQPSLVHLDGSRAAGSVAMAYATELLVEKAKATGIAGAVIRNSSAIDRPEAVVANLAHRGLIGFMVSSTGRAEFSPVGDRTPRVAGHRSAWCLPAASSLTLISTQVASLDSLMLLDPAQTEGQPAADLAFDKEGQPARSWNSARTFGLLTGEHDLQYGLLCGLLLAALSDGRLPTERAKKSPFGDDSEHLLLAIEPSSEMAERFPPERLAAFVSSMKHPRAIQHLEKSPTLPDTIEVPLAHQQMWIELLDEQRIEHPWK; from the coding sequence ATGAATCAAGCCTCCAACCCCTCTGATCATGTGGAGCCGCCAGAAGTCTGTGCGGTAGAAACCGTTTCCCTTCAGGTGGCGGATCTCCAGCAATCCATCCTGAAGGTTCTCACCCGGCAAGGGTTGTTCGGGGCCGATTCGCAGCATGTCATCGATTATATCCTCTCGCCCTGGTTGCCTGCCTGGGGTGGGCTCCATCTCCCCTACCTGTCGTCGATGGTACGGGCCATGGATCTGGGGGAAATTGATCCCCGCGGACGCATTCTGACAGTACGCGATCAACCATCGCTGGTGCATCTCGATGGCAGTCGCGCTGCAGGGTCGGTGGCGATGGCCTATGCGACAGAACTGCTCGTTGAAAAGGCAAAGGCCACCGGTATCGCAGGCGCCGTCATTCGCAATAGCTCGGCCATTGATCGACCAGAAGCTGTCGTCGCGAATCTCGCACACCGCGGGTTGATCGGCTTCATGGTCTCAAGTACAGGCCGGGCCGAGTTCAGCCCGGTGGGAGATCGCACGCCGCGAGTGGCAGGGCATCGCAGTGCCTGGTGCTTGCCAGCCGCAAGCAGTCTGACTCTCATTTCGACACAGGTGGCGAGTCTCGATTCGCTCATGCTGCTCGACCCGGCACAAACCGAGGGCCAACCAGCGGCTGATCTCGCGTTTGATAAAGAAGGCCAGCCCGCCCGAAGCTGGAACTCTGCTCGCACATTCGGCTTGTTAACTGGTGAGCATGATCTGCAGTACGGCCTGTTATGTGGCCTGCTGCTGGCGGCACTGAGCGATGGCCGTTTACCCACCGAACGAGCCAAGAAATCTCCCTTCGGCGATGACTCCGAACATCTTCTGCTGGCAATCGAGCCATCGAGTGAAATGGCCGAACGCTTCCCGCCCGAGCGGCTCGCGGCCTTTGTCAGTTCCATGAAACATCCCCGTGCCATTCAGCACCTTGAGAAATCACCCACGTTACCAGACACGATTGAAGTCCCCCTGGCCCACCAGCAGATGTGGATTGAACTCCTCGATGAACAGCGGATCGAACATCCCTGGAAATAA
- a CDS encoding DUF3472 domain-containing protein — protein MLRSIFMGFAVLSLSTLGALSTLGALAQAAEWKVPIAGNIYSIDPENEVRISRRGGNFSWSNASDRYSIYFRVDQPAEVQLSLNALIPEGTSSLLVSSGDQKWTITLTGNELKNHVVGKLTITEPGYVRVDLQGEARTGKVFAEIANVVVTSETPGLKVEYVRNNEGNMFYWGRRGPSVHLTYQMPKEIKVQYGYSELTVPAGQDTMGSYFMANGFGEGYFGIQVNGPNERRVLFSIWSPFSTDNPKDIPEDQRIVKLASGANVRVGEFGNEGSGGQSFMVYPWKADVTYSFLTEVKPDGPDSTLYTSWFCEKDKQDWKLMASFRRPKTQTYLRRFHSFLENFNPSYGHKTRGALYGNVWVCDVDGQWHECTQARFSVDPTGGGRHRLDYNGGAKGTQFFMSNCGFFNETGKVGEIFTRESTADQKPAIKFDELPRS, from the coding sequence GTGCTGCGATCTATTTTCATGGGCTTTGCTGTACTCTCCCTGAGCACGCTAGGGGCCTTGAGCACGCTGGGGGCTTTGGCCCAGGCTGCGGAATGGAAAGTTCCCATTGCGGGGAACATCTATTCGATTGATCCAGAGAATGAAGTCCGTATTTCCCGCCGTGGCGGCAACTTCTCCTGGTCGAATGCCAGCGACCGATACTCGATTTACTTTCGCGTCGATCAGCCGGCCGAAGTCCAACTGTCACTGAATGCACTGATTCCCGAGGGAACGTCAAGCCTGCTGGTCTCTTCGGGTGACCAGAAATGGACCATCACGCTCACCGGCAACGAACTCAAAAATCATGTGGTCGGAAAGCTCACAATCACCGAGCCAGGCTATGTCCGCGTCGATCTCCAGGGCGAAGCACGCACAGGCAAAGTCTTTGCCGAAATCGCCAACGTCGTCGTGACCTCCGAAACACCGGGGCTCAAGGTCGAATATGTCCGCAACAACGAAGGGAACATGTTCTACTGGGGCCGCCGGGGGCCTTCTGTTCATCTTACTTATCAGATGCCCAAGGAGATCAAGGTTCAGTACGGCTACAGCGAACTCACCGTCCCCGCAGGCCAGGATACGATGGGTTCGTACTTCATGGCCAATGGATTTGGTGAAGGATACTTCGGTATTCAAGTCAACGGGCCCAACGAGCGGCGGGTCCTCTTTTCCATCTGGAGTCCCTTCAGCACCGACAACCCGAAGGATATTCCCGAAGATCAACGGATTGTCAAACTCGCCTCGGGGGCCAACGTCCGCGTGGGTGAGTTTGGCAACGAAGGTTCGGGCGGACAAAGTTTTATGGTCTATCCCTGGAAGGCTGACGTCACTTACAGCTTCCTGACCGAAGTGAAACCGGATGGGCCGGACAGTACGCTTTATACCTCGTGGTTTTGTGAAAAAGACAAGCAGGATTGGAAGCTCATGGCCAGCTTCCGCCGACCGAAAACACAGACGTATCTGAGGCGGTTCCACTCATTTCTGGAGAACTTTAACCCCAGCTATGGGCATAAAACCCGCGGGGCTCTGTATGGAAACGTGTGGGTCTGCGATGTCGATGGCCAGTGGCACGAATGCACCCAGGCCCGTTTCAGTGTGGATCCCACAGGCGGCGGCAGACATCGGCTCGATTACAACGGCGGCGCTAAAGGGACACAGTTTTTCATGTCCAACTGCGGCTTCTTTAACGAGACCGGCAAAGTGGGCGAGATCTTTACACGAGAATCCACCGCAGACCAGAAGCCCGCGATCAAGTTCGACGAACTCCCTCGTTCGTAA
- a CDS encoding ABC transporter permease produces MSLPTTNSGAIPASVEAHEHSWSAEWLAQWRLRWFILRTSIEERLAYRGDFAFATLIRFLPIITQIFLWSAIFDAKSASDSRKINTYTYADMVAYFLLVMLGRAFSSMPGLTTGIARDVRDGTIKKFLTQPVDLVEFLFWHRAAHKLVYYAVAAGPFALVFWLCRAYFPGWPDAATWATLVASLVLAFLLGFLIETLLGLCSFWFLEVSSLVFVYMLLNYILSGHMIPLDWLPGTFGQIVQWLPFKYLAYFPAAVALQRYSHEEMAMELLAACGWCLFLWALVRLAFYFGARRYSAYGA; encoded by the coding sequence ATGTCATTGCCAACCACCAATTCTGGAGCAATACCGGCAAGCGTAGAGGCTCATGAGCATTCATGGTCTGCCGAATGGCTGGCGCAATGGCGTTTGCGCTGGTTTATTCTGCGGACAAGCATTGAGGAGCGTCTGGCCTATCGCGGTGATTTTGCCTTTGCGACACTCATTCGCTTTCTGCCGATTATCACGCAGATCTTTTTGTGGAGCGCGATCTTCGATGCGAAGTCCGCGAGTGATTCCCGGAAGATCAATACCTACACCTATGCCGACATGGTGGCCTATTTTCTGCTGGTGATGCTGGGCCGCGCCTTCAGCAGTATGCCGGGCCTGACGACAGGAATTGCCCGCGATGTGCGGGATGGCACGATCAAGAAATTCCTCACCCAGCCTGTGGATCTGGTCGAGTTTCTGTTCTGGCACCGGGCGGCACATAAGCTGGTCTACTACGCCGTCGCCGCTGGGCCCTTTGCACTGGTCTTCTGGCTGTGCCGGGCCTATTTCCCCGGCTGGCCCGATGCTGCCACCTGGGCGACGCTCGTGGCTTCGCTCGTGTTGGCCTTTCTGCTGGGGTTTCTCATCGAGACGCTATTGGGCCTCTGTTCCTTCTGGTTTCTGGAAGTGAGTTCGCTCGTCTTTGTCTACATGCTCCTCAATTACATTTTGAGTGGGCACATGATTCCCCTCGACTGGCTCCCGGGGACATTCGGCCAGATCGTCCAGTGGTTGCCCTTCAAATACCTGGCCTACTTTCCTGCGGCAGTCGCCTTGCAGCGATATTCCCACGAAGAAATGGCCATGGAACTGCTGGCGGCCTGTGGCTGGTGTCTCTTTTTGTGGGCTCTGGTTCGCCTGGCGTTTTATTTTGGTGCACGCAGATACAGTGCTTATGGGGCTTAA